One segment of Methylotenera versatilis 79 DNA contains the following:
- the prmA gene encoding 50S ribosomal protein L11 methyltransferase, translating into MAWLLLKIQANEHNADTISDALMDLGALSCSIEDANAETQAEQALFGEPGDPPPGIWQQNIVTAMFDDAVDVAQVIQQLSAATAIESFQYATEIIAEQDWVRSTQAQFDPIKITDKLWIVPTWHQSEWQQTANQEAINIVLDPGLAFGTGSHPTTHLCLEWLTKTMPSPSVLDYGCGSGILAIAAKKLGAQQVVGVDIDSQAIVASRYNAEQNQVDADFFDADTFSHETFDVVVANILSSALMVLAPALAKYCKAGGKLALSGILETQTDALIERYSEWFTMDAPHQRDAWVLLTGTKK; encoded by the coding sequence ATGGCGTGGCTATTACTTAAAATTCAAGCAAATGAACATAATGCCGATACCATAAGCGACGCATTAATGGATTTGGGCGCACTATCTTGCAGTATTGAAGATGCCAACGCAGAAACTCAGGCAGAACAAGCATTGTTTGGTGAACCTGGAGATCCACCGCCGGGTATTTGGCAGCAAAATATCGTCACCGCCATGTTTGATGACGCAGTAGATGTCGCACAAGTGATTCAGCAATTAAGTGCCGCTACCGCCATTGAAAGCTTTCAGTATGCGACGGAAATAATCGCCGAACAAGATTGGGTACGCAGCACGCAAGCGCAATTTGACCCGATTAAAATTACCGATAAATTGTGGATCGTGCCAACTTGGCATCAGTCAGAATGGCAACAAACTGCGAATCAAGAAGCGATTAATATCGTATTAGATCCAGGTTTAGCTTTTGGTACGGGCAGCCACCCTACTACGCATTTATGTTTGGAATGGTTAACTAAAACCATGCCGAGCCCAAGCGTTTTAGATTACGGTTGTGGTTCAGGCATTCTAGCTATTGCGGCTAAAAAATTAGGCGCACAGCAAGTGGTTGGTGTAGATATCGACTCGCAAGCAATTGTAGCCAGCCGCTATAATGCAGAGCAAAATCAAGTAGATGCAGATTTTTTTGATGCTGACACTTTCAGCCATGAAACCTTTGATGTAGTTGTGGCGAATATTTTATCTAGCGCGTTAATGGTATTAGCGCCCGCACTTGCAAAATACTGCAAAGCTGGTGGAAAATTAGCATTATCTGGCATACTAGAAACCCAAACTGACGCATTGATTGAACGTTATAGCGAATGGTTTACCATGGATGCGCCACATCAACGCGATGCTTGGGTGTTGCTAACCGGCACTAAAAAATGA
- a CDS encoding zinc-ribbon and DUF3426 domain-containing protein yields the protein MNYITACPACETQFLITKEHLKAYRGKVQCGNCNHVFNAKNRLTEVSDDIQSVEEYSVAEDGATENIVAESDSTEHDSDLYTPAEYANTELAADSKIEPNPTLTNDIEIEASAVESTASEPIKSLPISNTDEKPISQKLNVVLEGVPDLSDLTSSELAQANLGSIDTTRNPYISNLTPIIISEDDVDIESIRAPILIEDLTADPKFQLTKPKRNFWLIAINCLLLLAAILQSAYFLRSKIAADYPQFKPYLVQACEHLRCKIHLPQQLDLLSIDDSDMQESQIHQDVVDFSSLIINNSNHVQAYPNIELTLTDAEDKPVLRKLVKPQEYLQPTTDPAKGIGAHDEERIKLAINVHALSVAGYRVLLTY from the coding sequence ATGAATTACATCACCGCATGCCCCGCTTGCGAAACGCAGTTTCTAATCACGAAAGAGCACTTAAAAGCGTATCGCGGCAAAGTGCAATGCGGCAATTGCAATCATGTTTTTAATGCAAAAAACCGGTTAACCGAAGTTTCTGACGATATTCAAAGTGTTGAGGAATATAGCGTAGCAGAAGATGGCGCAACAGAAAATATAGTAGCCGAATCAGATTCGACTGAGCACGACTCAGATCTGTACACTCCAGCAGAATATGCCAATACTGAATTGGCTGCAGATTCTAAAATCGAACCAAATCCAACCTTAACAAACGATATAGAAATTGAAGCCTCAGCTGTTGAATCAACAGCTAGCGAACCTATAAAGTCGCTACCCATTAGCAATACCGACGAAAAACCGATTAGTCAAAAATTAAATGTTGTGTTGGAAGGCGTGCCAGACTTATCCGACTTAACCTCATCAGAACTTGCACAAGCCAATTTGGGCTCGATTGACACAACGCGTAATCCCTATATTAGCAATCTCACACCCATCATCATTTCAGAAGATGATGTGGATATTGAATCCATTCGCGCGCCTATCTTAATAGAAGACCTGACCGCAGATCCTAAATTTCAGCTAACAAAACCAAAACGTAATTTCTGGTTAATCGCGATTAATTGCTTATTATTGCTTGCGGCAATTTTACAAAGCGCTTATTTTTTACGCTCTAAAATTGCTGCCGATTATCCACAATTTAAGCCTTATTTAGTACAAGCCTGTGAACATCTACGCTGTAAAATCCATTTACCGCAACAGTTAGATTTACTCAGCATTGATGACTCGGATATGCAAGAAAGTCAAATTCATCAAGATGTAGTTGATTTTTCTAGCTTAATTATTAATAACTCCAATCATGTGCAGGCGTATCCCAATATTGAATTAACGCTCACCGATGCTGAAGATAAACCTGTATTGAGAAAACTGGTTAAGCCGCAAGAGTATTTACAGCCAACAACAGACCCTGCAAAAGGCATTGGGGCACATGACGAAGAGCGTATTAAGCTGGCGATTAATGTGCACGCTTTATCCGTTGCGGGTTATCGTGTGTTATTAACTTATTGA
- a CDS encoding hydrogen peroxide-inducible genes activator yields the protein MTLIELKFVMAVAQERNFRRAAEKCFVTQPALSLGIKKLEDELNVMIFERSRSDVTPTEIGAQIIEQASRVLEEAARIKQLAELGKNQLKGALKLGMIHSVGPYLLPEIIPILRKTAPDMPLEVEENLTANLEAQLRNGVIDVAIVALPFDVPGLQYKALYDEEFDVVVPIHHHWATRKQINPEELSDEKVLLLNSGHCFSNQVTQACPELSRKGEVLQGNSLETIRNMVASNLGITVLPCSATAERYNNPLIKVIPFTSPAPTRRIAIAWRKSFVRVETVEKIVDAIKAIRSDYMNMIA from the coding sequence ATGACTTTAATCGAGCTTAAATTTGTAATGGCAGTAGCACAAGAGCGTAATTTTAGGCGCGCGGCCGAGAAATGTTTTGTGACGCAACCCGCATTAAGTTTAGGCATAAAAAAACTAGAAGATGAATTAAACGTGATGATTTTTGAGCGTAGCCGCAGCGATGTGACGCCAACGGAAATCGGCGCACAAATCATTGAGCAAGCATCACGCGTGCTAGAAGAAGCCGCGCGCATTAAGCAATTGGCGGAATTGGGCAAAAACCAATTAAAGGGCGCATTAAAACTTGGCATGATTCATTCAGTTGGGCCGTATTTATTGCCAGAGATTATTCCCATTTTGCGCAAAACAGCACCAGATATGCCGCTAGAAGTAGAAGAGAATTTAACCGCGAATCTTGAGGCGCAGTTGCGTAATGGCGTGATTGATGTGGCGATTGTTGCATTACCATTCGATGTGCCTGGCTTGCAATACAAAGCGCTGTACGATGAAGAGTTTGATGTGGTGGTGCCGATTCATCATCATTGGGCGACGCGTAAACAGATTAATCCAGAAGAATTATCCGATGAAAAAGTCTTGTTACTAAACAGCGGGCACTGCTTTAGTAATCAAGTTACACAAGCTTGCCCAGAGTTATCGCGCAAAGGTGAAGTTTTACAAGGTAACTCGCTAGAAACCATCCGAAATATGGTGGCTTCTAATTTGGGCATCACGGTTCTGCCTTGTTCTGCAACGGCAGAACGTTACAATAATCCATTAATTAAAGTAATCCCATTTACCAGCCCAGCGCCCACCAGACGCATCGCGATTGCTTGGCGGAAAAGTTTTGTGCGGGTGGAAACAGTGGAAAAAATCGTCGATGCGATTAAAGCGATTCGTTCTGATTATATGAATATGATTGCTTGA
- a CDS encoding catalase gives MSKTTLTTSAGAPVPDDNNSISVGPRGPLTFDNHYLFEKLAHFNRERIPERVVHARGTAAHGTFTVTKSLKDHTIAHFLQEVGQQTDVFLRFSTVGGGQDSNDYARDPRGFSIKFYTQEGNWDMVGNNTPVFFLNDPIKFPDFIHSQKKDARTNLPNPANAFEFWANHPQSLHQMTILMSDRGIPLSYRHVHGFSSHTLSFYNAKGERVWCKWHFKTNQGIKTLTNDEAAKMPVNGAQKDLVEAIDRREFPSWTVKVQIMSEADARTYGINPFDLTKVWPHKDYPLIEIGQLELNKNVNNYFAETEQVAFAPSNFVPGINASPDKMLQGRLLAYQDAHRYRVGANVNQIPINAPKCPVNHYQRDGAFAGMGCPVGHGSENGEASFGSQVNTVSASNFFPNDRANDGAPVPAPQVTPPPMPVLGDAWIGYHSQDAEDYFTQAGNLFRIMNNSQKAQLFDNIAGGLSTANASIQERMLAQFEKADPAYAEGVKKALAAA, from the coding sequence ATGAGTAAAACAACACTAACCACCTCAGCAGGCGCACCAGTTCCAGATGATAATAATAGTATTTCGGTTGGCCCGCGCGGTCCATTAACGTTTGATAACCATTATTTATTTGAGAAATTAGCCCACTTTAATCGCGAGCGTATTCCTGAGCGCGTGGTGCACGCACGCGGTACGGCGGCTCACGGTACTTTTACTGTGACTAAAAGCTTAAAAGACCACACGATTGCTCACTTTTTACAAGAGGTTGGTCAGCAAACTGATGTATTTTTACGCTTTTCAACGGTAGGTGGCGGGCAAGATTCTAACGATTACGCCCGTGACCCACGTGGCTTTTCAATCAAGTTTTATACCCAAGAAGGTAATTGGGATATGGTGGGCAACAATACACCGGTATTCTTTTTAAATGATCCAATCAAGTTTCCAGACTTTATCCATAGCCAGAAAAAAGATGCGCGCACCAATTTACCCAACCCAGCCAATGCGTTTGAATTTTGGGCGAATCACCCGCAATCATTACATCAGATGACAATCTTGATGTCTGATCGTGGCATTCCATTATCCTATCGTCACGTGCACGGTTTTAGCAGTCATACATTAAGCTTTTATAATGCAAAAGGTGAACGCGTTTGGTGCAAATGGCACTTTAAAACCAATCAAGGCATTAAAACTTTAACCAATGATGAAGCCGCAAAAATGCCTGTAAACGGCGCGCAAAAAGATTTGGTCGAGGCGATTGACCGTAGAGAGTTTCCAAGTTGGACGGTAAAAGTACAAATAATGAGCGAGGCTGATGCACGCACTTACGGCATTAATCCTTTTGATTTGACTAAAGTATGGCCGCACAAAGACTATCCTTTAATTGAGATTGGCCAATTAGAGTTAAACAAAAACGTGAACAATTATTTTGCAGAAACCGAACAGGTGGCATTTGCGCCAAGTAATTTTGTGCCCGGCATTAATGCATCGCCTGACAAAATGTTGCAAGGTCGTTTATTGGCTTATCAAGATGCACATCGCTATCGAGTTGGCGCAAATGTGAATCAGATTCCAATCAATGCGCCAAAATGCCCAGTCAATCACTATCAACGTGATGGCGCATTTGCAGGAATGGGTTGTCCTGTTGGTCATGGCAGCGAAAACGGCGAAGCAAGTTTTGGCAGTCAAGTGAATACCGTTAGTGCTTCGAACTTTTTCCCCAATGATAGAGCAAATGACGGTGCGCCAGTGCCTGCACCGCAAGTTACACCGCCACCAATGCCGGTGTTAGGCGACGCTTGGATTGGCTATCACAGCCAAGATGCTGAGGACTATTTCACGCAAGCAGGTAATTTATTCCGCATTATGAATAACAGCCAAAAAGCGCAATTATTTGACAATATTGCTGGTGGATTATCAACCGCGAATGCCAGTATTCAAGAGCGCATGTTAGCCCAGTTTGAAAAGGCCGACCCCGCATATGCAGAAGGTGTTAAAAAGGCACTTGCTGCAGCGTAA
- a CDS encoding rubredoxin gives MKSWMCVVCGFIYEEEKGWPDDGIAPGTRWEDVPADWSCPECGVTKAEFEMVEF, from the coding sequence ATGAAATCTTGGATGTGTGTTGTATGTGGCTTTATTTACGAAGAAGAAAAAGGTTGGCCTGATGACGGCATTGCGCCAGGTACACGCTGGGAAGATGTGCCAGCCGATTGGTCATGCCCAGAATGCGGTGTGACTAAAGCAGAATTTGAAATGGTTGAGTTCTAA
- a CDS encoding response regulator transcription factor has product MSKPDLNRHQSSVVLIVDDVMDNLAVLHDALDESGYTVLIANNGKVAIERAEAAQPEIILLDAMMPEMDGFEVCRKLKANAKTSHIPVIFMTGLTESEHVVAAFQAGGTDYVTKPIRTTEVIARIAAHLKTSRQVHQARGALDAFGQAAIAITPQNGKIVWQTPLARQWIQSYFFPDNEVSEFVTPSPVFNWIASAYQADASGKTLQAMTIIQSTKRLSFSPADISSDEQWVIVLREESDTAQIEALMLTFKLTKRESEVLYWAIKGKTSRDIGDILSSSPRTINKHLEHVFVKLGVETRTAAASLAASKLRGFN; this is encoded by the coding sequence ATGAGTAAACCAGATTTAAACCGACATCAATCGTCCGTTGTGCTGATTGTGGATGATGTGATGGATAATTTAGCCGTGCTGCACGATGCGCTTGATGAGTCTGGTTATACCGTGCTGATCGCGAATAACGGTAAAGTAGCGATTGAGCGCGCAGAGGCTGCACAACCAGAAATTATTTTGTTAGACGCCATGATGCCGGAGATGGACGGTTTTGAAGTCTGCCGCAAATTAAAAGCGAATGCTAAAACCAGCCATATTCCGGTGATTTTTATGACAGGTTTAACCGAATCGGAGCACGTAGTAGCTGCTTTTCAAGCTGGCGGTACTGATTATGTGACGAAACCGATTCGCACCACTGAAGTGATTGCAAGAATTGCTGCGCATCTCAAAACTTCACGTCAAGTACATCAAGCGCGCGGTGCGTTGGATGCGTTTGGTCAGGCGGCCATCGCCATCACTCCGCAAAATGGCAAAATTGTTTGGCAAACACCACTGGCACGGCAGTGGATACAGAGTTATTTTTTTCCGGATAATGAAGTCAGTGAGTTTGTGACGCCTTCGCCCGTATTCAATTGGATTGCTTCTGCTTATCAGGCTGATGCTTCTGGCAAAACATTGCAAGCGATGACGATTATTCAAAGTACAAAACGTTTAAGTTTTAGCCCGGCGGATATCAGTAGCGATGAACAATGGGTCATTGTGCTGAGGGAAGAATCAGATACAGCGCAGATTGAAGCATTGATGCTGACTTTTAAGCTAACAAAACGCGAATCGGAAGTGCTTTATTGGGCGATTAAAGGTAAAACCAGCCGTGATATTGGCGATATATTAAGCAGTAGCCCAAGAACGATTAATAAGCACTTGGAACACGTTTTTGTGAAGTTAGGTGTTGAGACAAGAACGGCTGCAGCATCTCTTGCTGCTTCAAAATTACGCGGTTTTAACTAG
- a CDS encoding hybrid sensor histidine kinase/response regulator — MVDVVVELKTTDLTATTQGNTEPTQRIVKIRRDYNTWVANESIEDYALRFTPRSFRKWSILRVSNTALGAISFLVLEAIGGTIAVNYGVINALWAILAVGMIIFLTGLPISYYAAKYGLDMDLLTRGAGFGYIGSTISSFIYASFTFILFALEAAIMAYALELYFHMPLYIGYLVSALVVIPLVTHGVTLISRIQMITQPIWLILMCLPFIAILHQDPLIFSKVLAFSGVSGSSGEFNLLMFGAATAVGVALIPQIGEQVDFLRFMPEKTAKNRWRWNFGVLMAGPGWVFLGMLKMLGGVLLAYLVIQSDLSFEQAVNPTHMYLVGFGYAFSSHEIALAATTLFVVISQVKVNMTNAYAGSLAWSNFFARLTHSHPGRVVWVVFNALIAIMLMELDVFKALEQVLGLYSNIAIAWITAVVADLVINKPLGLSPKGIEFRRAYLYDINPVGVGAMFLASAVSIAAFSGIFGEEAKAFSSFIALITALVTSPLIAWLTKGKYYIARKQYSFPVKTRTQKCVICERDYETDDMAHCPAYQGAICSLCCCLDARCNDACKPQARLSQQWLNASKFMLPEWIWPHLKGGVAHYLLLMFIALAFFGALLGLIYFHETITLKENSSALLPQLQAGYLKVFASLVFASGIIAWWLVLTTESRRVAQEESNRQTGLLLREIDLHKQTDNELQLARHLAEQANQAKSRYITGISHELRTPLNSILGYAQLLDNDSSIPLHRKHAIRVVRRSGEHLLSLIEGTLDIALIESGKLTFDIKPIKFREFISQIVSMFELQARNKGLDFKYEAIGELPTVVKADQKRLTQILINILGNAVKFTKAGSITFRVRYVREIAYIEIKDTGPGITRAEYNKIFEPFSRGSAANQINIGGTGLGLTISKLLTELMGGELNFTSEIGKGTTFQIRLFLSQVHHLEEIDTNVFANRVTYLGARRKVLVVDNEQVDRELLVNILAPLGFEMAQAATGQECLDIYEAFNPDVILMDLAMPVMDGWEAAYVIRKVHQSPIPIGIVSANAYDKNLENAAGIASEDFIVKPVNVEELLNWLGNRLNLEWITDTTMAENLLQNQDDIVDHSKMVMPPEKTLTELLELINLGYIKGINGKLDEIILIDPIYSGFVELMRKFSSQFQIDIMKNFIQEIKA, encoded by the coding sequence ATGGTTGATGTGGTGGTTGAATTGAAGACAACGGATCTAACTGCTACCACACAGGGCAATACCGAACCAACACAGCGAATCGTTAAAATTCGCCGTGATTACAACACGTGGGTAGCAAACGAAAGTATTGAAGATTACGCGCTACGATTCACGCCGCGCTCATTCCGCAAATGGTCAATCTTGCGCGTTTCAAATACGGCTTTAGGTGCGATCTCATTTTTAGTGTTAGAAGCAATTGGCGGCACAATCGCGGTTAATTACGGTGTAATCAACGCACTTTGGGCGATTTTAGCAGTCGGCATGATTATCTTTTTAACCGGTCTGCCGATTAGCTACTACGCCGCTAAATATGGCCTAGACATGGATTTGCTCACACGCGGTGCAGGTTTTGGCTATATCGGCTCCACCATTTCATCGTTTATTTACGCGTCGTTTACCTTTATCTTATTTGCGCTAGAAGCCGCGATTATGGCTTACGCGCTTGAGCTATATTTTCATATGCCACTGTATATCGGTTACTTAGTCAGCGCGCTGGTTGTCATTCCGCTGGTCACACATGGCGTCACGCTAATCAGCCGTATTCAAATGATTACGCAACCAATCTGGTTGATTTTGATGTGTTTACCATTTATTGCGATACTGCATCAAGACCCACTTATATTCTCCAAAGTATTAGCATTTTCTGGCGTTTCTGGCAGTTCAGGTGAATTTAATCTGCTCATGTTTGGTGCAGCAACTGCGGTTGGTGTGGCATTAATTCCCCAAATTGGTGAACAAGTGGATTTTTTACGCTTTATGCCAGAAAAAACCGCCAAAAACCGTTGGCGCTGGAATTTTGGCGTATTAATGGCTGGGCCAGGATGGGTTTTTTTGGGCATGCTGAAAATGTTGGGTGGCGTGCTATTGGCGTATTTGGTCATTCAAAGTGATCTGTCGTTTGAGCAGGCGGTTAATCCGACCCATATGTATTTGGTCGGGTTTGGTTATGCATTTAGTTCACACGAAATCGCCTTAGCGGCCACCACTTTATTTGTGGTGATTTCACAGGTTAAGGTGAATATGACCAATGCCTATGCGGGTTCATTGGCATGGTCCAATTTTTTTGCACGGCTTACACACAGTCATCCTGGTCGCGTCGTATGGGTGGTATTTAATGCGCTGATTGCCATTATGTTGATGGAATTAGATGTATTCAAAGCCCTTGAGCAAGTATTGGGGCTTTATTCTAATATTGCGATTGCCTGGATTACCGCTGTAGTTGCCGATTTAGTCATCAATAAGCCGTTAGGTTTAAGCCCAAAAGGAATTGAATTTAGGCGTGCATATTTGTACGATATTAATCCTGTTGGTGTGGGTGCGATGTTTTTGGCATCTGCAGTATCGATTGCAGCGTTTTCGGGCATATTTGGCGAAGAAGCTAAAGCGTTTTCTTCCTTTATCGCTTTGATTACCGCGCTGGTGACTTCACCACTTATCGCGTGGTTAACCAAAGGTAAATATTACATCGCGCGCAAGCAATATAGTTTTCCAGTGAAAACGCGCACGCAAAAATGCGTGATTTGCGAGCGAGATTATGAAACCGACGATATGGCACATTGCCCAGCGTATCAAGGCGCGATTTGCTCGCTATGTTGTTGTTTAGATGCGCGATGTAACGACGCCTGCAAGCCGCAAGCGCGGTTATCGCAGCAGTGGTTAAACGCAAGCAAATTTATGTTACCAGAATGGATATGGCCGCATCTCAAAGGTGGGGTGGCACATTATCTTTTATTGATGTTTATCGCGCTGGCATTTTTTGGCGCATTGCTGGGTTTGATTTACTTTCATGAAACGATAACGCTAAAAGAAAACTCCTCTGCCTTATTGCCACAATTGCAGGCAGGTTATCTAAAAGTATTTGCATCGCTGGTTTTTGCCAGTGGCATTATTGCCTGGTGGTTAGTGTTAACTACTGAAAGTCGCCGCGTGGCACAGGAGGAATCGAATCGTCAAACAGGGCTTTTATTGCGCGAGATTGATTTACATAAGCAGACCGATAACGAATTACAGTTGGCAAGGCATCTTGCAGAGCAAGCCAACCAAGCCAAAAGTCGCTATATCACGGGGATTAGTCACGAATTAAGAACGCCGCTAAATAGCATTTTGGGTTATGCACAATTGCTGGATAACGATAGTTCGATTCCCCTGCACCGCAAGCACGCGATTCGTGTGGTGCGGCGCAGTGGTGAGCACTTACTATCGTTAATTGAAGGCACGCTGGATATTGCGCTGATTGAAAGTGGAAAACTGACGTTTGATATCAAGCCGATTAAATTTCGCGAATTTATTAGCCAAATCGTCAGCATGTTTGAGTTGCAAGCGCGTAATAAAGGCCTGGATTTTAAGTATGAAGCAATTGGCGAATTGCCAACTGTTGTTAAAGCCGACCAAAAACGATTAACGCAGATTTTGATTAATATACTGGGTAATGCCGTTAAATTTACCAAAGCGGGCAGCATTACTTTCCGCGTGCGTTATGTGCGCGAGATCGCTTATATCGAGATAAAAGATACTGGCCCCGGCATTACACGCGCAGAATATAACAAAATATTTGAGCCATTTTCACGCGGCAGTGCAGCCAATCAAATCAATATCGGCGGTACTGGGCTTGGTTTGACGATTAGCAAATTACTTACCGAGTTAATGGGCGGCGAGCTAAATTTCACCAGCGAAATCGGCAAAGGGACGACTTTTCAGATTCGATTATTTCTATCGCAAGTACATCATTTAGAAGAAATCGATACCAACGTTTTCGCTAATCGTGTGACCTATCTAGGTGCTAGGCGCAAAGTATTGGTGGTGGATAATGAGCAAGTGGATAGGGAACTGTTGGTGAATATTTTGGCACCACTGGGCTTTGAAATGGCGCAAGCGGCCACAGGTCAAGAGTGTCTGGATATTTATGAAGCGTTTAACCCAGATGTTATCCTGATGGACTTAGCCATGCCGGTAATGGATGGCTGGGAAGCGGCCTATGTCATCCGTAAAGTGCACCAATCGCCCATCCCGATTGGCATTGTCTCGGCCAATGCCTATGATAAAAACCTTGAAAATGCAGCAGGAATCGCTAGCGAAGACTTTATCGTCAAGCCAGTGAATGTAGAGGAATTGTTAAATTGGCTGGGCAATCGATTGAATCTGGAATGGATAACCGATACGACGATGGCGGAAAATTTACTGCAAAATCAAGATGATATAGTTGATCATAGCAAAATGGTTATGCCCCCTGAAAAAACATTAACTGAATTGTTGGAGTTGATTAATCTTGGCTATATAAAAGGCATCAATGGTAAGCTGGACGAAATTATTTTAATTGACCCTATTTATTCGGGTTTCGTAGAGCTTATGCGAAAGTTCTCTAGCCAGTTCCAGATCGATATCATGAAAAACTTTATACAAGAAATTAAAGCATGA